The Paramisgurnus dabryanus chromosome 1, PD_genome_1.1, whole genome shotgun sequence genome includes a window with the following:
- the LOC135779389 gene encoding ladderlectin-like isoform X1 has product MAIMRALVLIFLVFSVESAPADEDCPFGWTPFGVKCYKFFPQSVNWVTAEKNCQSVDANLAPVRSTAEHNFILSLVPGSTRTWIGGHDGEIDGQWLWADGSQFDFINWCPTEPNNNGGKPEDCMEINFTSNRCWNDESCLTTMSYICAKPL; this is encoded by the exons ATGGCAATCATGAGAGCTCTTGTGCTTATTTTCCTGGTCTTTTCTGTTGAAAGTGCACCAG CTGATGAAGACTGCCCATTTGGATGGACACCTTTTGGTGTGAAATGCTACAAATTCTTCCCTCAATCAGTTAACTGGGTCACAGCTGAG aaAAACTGTCAATCTGTTGATGCAAATCTTGCACCTGTGCGCAGTACAGCGGAACACAACTTTATCCTGAGTCTTGTGCCTGGTTCCACACGTACTTGGATTGGTGGCCATGACGGTGAAATT GATGGACAATGGCTGTGGGCTGATGGATCTCAATTTGACTTTATCAACTGGTGCCCTACAGAACCTAACAATAATGGTGGTAAACCTGAGGACTGCATGGAGATCAACTTTACCA GTAACCGTTGCTGGAATGATGAGTCCTGTTTGACCACAATGAGCTACATTTGTGCCAAACCTCTGTGA